Within Carettochelys insculpta isolate YL-2023 chromosome 21, ASM3395843v1, whole genome shotgun sequence, the genomic segment TTTTTATTAACCCTTACTGTTACCATCCTCTCTTCTCCCAGAAAGGAGGCTAACGTGGCCTCCTTTCCAGCCAAGCCCCCTCTCCTACATACAACCTAGCTGAGGAAAAGCATGAGCGGAGATGAAATGACACCAAACACTCACCGTGGCCAAATCCTTCTGTGTCAGACCCTTGCTCTGTCGGCCCTGCTGGATCACTTTGCCCACCTCAAGGGGAACTCTGTCATGGTGCAGCTCCTCTGTCTCCCGATCCAGCTTAGCGGTGTTCTTAGTGATGGAATGCTGCTTGTTCTGGCCTGCTGCCCCTAGCAGTCAAAACAAAATCCAGGAGGCATAGGTCAGACTTGTGCTAATACAAACAAGCACGACAAAGAGCCTACTCCCAACCTTTGTAGCTTTTAATATTCCTTACTCTACCCATTCAAGCAATTAAATTTAACTCAGTGGTCCCTGTACAACTCTGGTTCTAGGATAATTTCACCTACACTCTTCAGACCATAAGCGTCTCATTCACAAACTTCAGCTGACGATTGCAAAGAACACCTTTCAAACAAAACTCCAGTGTAACTGAGGTGACATTGCCTAGAaactgcctggaaaaaaaaaaaaagcccgaGACAGGAGTTAACTGGCTCAACTTTGAAACCTAATGACAGTCTTGGTCCACCCAGGGAAAGCTCTACCTGCATAAGATGATCACCACCGTTTATATAAAACACTGCTGTGGTGGTGTCTGTCTGGATCAAAATACATTTGCCAGCAATCTGATCCTGGAAAGTCTGGCAGGTCAAATGGACCACCAACAGCTCCTTGACACGGATATGGAGCTGGAGGTCCAGTGTGGACCAAAAGCCGTGTCCTGAGATCGCCCAGGGCTCCCTGGCCCACATCCAAAGCATCCATGACTAGCATCAGCAATGGGCAGGGCATTTGGAAAggaatcccgcccccccccccacacacacacaggtctcAGTTCGACAGCCACTGAAAGATGCCAGGTGACCACCCTGTCCAGATGGTGACGGCCCAATCTGTACACCGGAGCTAACGAAGTCTGCAGGAGCCTCAAGCGAAGTCTGGCAAATTGTAGCACAGAGGTGCAGTCTGACAGGTGCCATAGGAGCCAGAGATTACGAGCTCGCTGTGGTGGTCAGGGAATACAGCAGGTTCTGGCTGAGGCTGGTCATGCTGAGGAACCTCTTGCAGAGAAGAGATGCTCTGACTGCAGTGGCGTCCAGGTGGGTCCCTATGAATTCTATTCTTTGAGATGGCATAAGGGTGGACTTCTCTATCTTGAGTACCAGCCCTAAGAGCTACCTGCTCTGTTACCAACTCTAAGGGCCCTTTAGTAGTCAATTGTCCAAGTAAGGATAAACTTGGATGCCTTTGCAACATAGGAAAGTGGCTACTGCTGCCATGCATTTTGTGAACACTTGGGTGCCGCTGACAGTGTTCACGGAAGTATGGTGAACTAGTATGAACCAGAGGAATCTCCTGTGTTACAGGGTTACAGATACGTACAAATATGCATCCTCCAAATCAAGGGTGGCATAGCAGTTGCCCAGATCCAGTGAAAGGATAATAGCAGCCGGGGCGACATCTATATTAggaaactattttggaatatcaAAAATGAAGTTAAACTCccgaaatttcaaaatagcttgtccacactacagggaaacaCCAAAATAaggcagagctattttgaaaaagcaggtcACGGACTTAGAGCACTTGGAAGCACTCTGGGGAGGGCATCAGGAGGGTGGATACTTTCTGGGACTGGTGGATCAGGCAAGCTGTGAAGCGTGCTTCCAGGAGCTCCTGTCTCTAGTTGCATCCCACAAACCATTCCACCACTGTCAAAGAAAGGACTGGGTGTAAATGAGTCTCTGGAtctccatctttttaaaaaacagacttGCTTCTCATGTGAATTTGTGTAGGTATCTGTCGAAGatttttcccccagcagcatcTGTAGGTCAGTTGTGGAGACCCCCAGAGTGGCACTGACATGTTAGCGAATATAGACACAGCTGAACCAGCCCTCACTCAATTCTTTCTTACCGTCACCAACAGTCATTGGAGTGTCTTATTCTTGCCTCATGCACGCATCTATTTGGAactgacatgagcaagcactcaaagaacaatttaaataataatttcaaaCTCCTTTGGTTTTTGAAAAAGTGAGTTTATGGAAATACGTATTATTTTAGCTCCACTGCATGAACATTTTTGGTAAGGTTAAAGGCTCTAATAGCTCTTTCTACATATCACATATCTTTCTACATATCACATACCCTGTAGGGCCTTAGCTTTTTGGACTGAAGACTCTTAGCCCCAATGAAACTTTGTTCCAGTTTctcacaagaggcttttcctggttTTAGAGTTTTGTAAATGCAAAACAACCAGACAACACCAACACAAATCCACATGAGAAACAagtctgttttttcaaaagatggaGATCCAGACTCATTTACACCAAGTCCTTTCTAGACAATTGAGTGCACAGTTCATAGCCTCTATTTAGGGGTGAATGATGATAACGCACACTGCAAGGACCCACTTTACACAATGCACGCAGCATAAAAGCCATAGATGCTCCAGTATTATGCAGTAAATGGTAAATATGAAACTGGAATTCCCTcttccaccacacacacaaacacctacATTTCTTGGAAGTCTCTACATCTTCTCCTCTTCTCTGTGCTGCCAAGATTGCCTAAAACAAAAAATTTTTAATCAAGATTCGTTCCGTTAATACGAGGTACAGACTGCTACTGGACCACTTTAATAAAGAATGATTTATCATCCACAAAAACAGCCAAGCTGCTAGCAAAAAATCCTCCATGAGCATGTATCCAGGCAACCCGCAATAATTCTGTTACCAAAGCAGAGGGGAAGTAGCAGCCTGCTTGGCAGTGGGAGAACAGATTTATTAGTTCTCAGAAGTACATGGAAAGAACCCGCCAGTATAACAAATCTCTAGATATTCAAGATGGGAAAAATTAAGTGGATTTTAACCTTTTCTAACCcagtctgagaaaaaaaaaaagcattgttcTATGGCTATTATTGAGAAAGCAATGTAAAACGGGGTACGATAAATGTCTAGATATGTCTATTTTGCAATTTAAGCCAAAGGTTCAGACTCAAGCAAATCTACACAAGTCATGCAGACACGGGGTAGGGGCACCATTTCAATTTTACAGGgtagggaggtgggagggcagctaATACCTCCCTGAATGATGAGACACAACTGTAGGGTTTTGTAGACAGCTCAGTACTGTATCTAATTCCtgattaaagaaaaaacaaagctcAATTAAAGCCAAATTTTAAGTGTATATGTAAATTTAGAACTATCAGGAGACAAAACAAGATATTCACATTCCCAAGTTTCGTGGTATCAAGTTTGGAGCCGTATACATATCAGAAAGAGTAGTTTGATACTTTACAAGCTATCTTTAGCTCACTAAAAATAGTACTGTTAGTGTCAAACATAGAACCCCATTTATTTTCATGCAAACATTAAGCTATTTTACAGATATAACTAAAAAcactatttgaaaataaaatagagCAGCAGAAACGTaacactttaagactaacaaaatgatttattcacttAAGAGCTTTcgtcagacagacccacttcatctgtcccacaaaagctcatcacccaataaatcattctgttagtctttaaactgttacatttttgctgctttgttttgttggagtacagactaacacagctacctgtctgttactatttgaaAGTAAGTTATCTTCATCTGCCCAACTGTCTAAAGTTAGGCatttagttatttttttaaactggcacTTAGGTAAATTAAGCTTGTATTGGTATTCCTGAAGGATAACACTGACTGTATCACTTTAAGTGTCTATaattttgctggaaaaaattGTTTCCAGCCATGCAGAAACACTTTTATGACTTCCCATAGTTAGATAAAAAAAATTGCTTCCCTATTTACCTACTTATCAATTTGTGCTGCTAAAATAATTAGACTACAGCTGGTTATCTTTGAAGTACAGAATAAATAAAATGCCAGCACTAATGGTTAGCATTACTACAGGCTTCAAAAAGCACAAGTTAGCGTCCGACAAGTACTCCTTCGATCGATACCAAAATTAGATGTGAATTCTGAAGCTTTTAGAGCTACATAAGAGCAAGGAAAGGCTAATCAAAGCTGTCAGAAATTGGTGTTCTGTTGCTGTTCCACAAAAGGCACAACCAGCAAGACAGAAGATCACcaacaaataaaaatgaagtcCACAGACGGTTATCACACAGAGCTTTTGTGCAACTGGAGCTCCAATTTCAGTTAGAAAGTCTGTGCTCATGTTTACTGCCACCTTCAAGTGGTTGCACCCAAGGGCTACCTGGTTTGTTCTCAGGCAATACACAATGTGAACCTGGCCCGTTGACAGCTTCTCTACCCCGAAGCTGCTGGCCACTCACAAAACCCTTCCCCGGGAAGCAGGGGACAGACGTGCCGCACCCCAGCTGTGCCAAAGGCTCGGGGAGTTTAGACTTGTTTCGGCCCCTCCTCGTTACGTTGCATCAGCCAGCCCGGCTAGCGCGCGGGGACAGCCTGTCCCCCCGGCGAAGCCCTTGGAAGTCACTGCCCGTCCGGACAGGCCCGCGAACAAACCTCggcagcagggaggaggctcGTGCCCGGGCCCCTCGCAGCCCGGCGAGCAGAGCCCCTTCCCAGCCGCCCTCCTCCTGCGCTGCGGCCCGCACCAGCCGCCCCAGGGCGCCGCGAGACCCCGCCTCGGGAACGCGCCAGCGGCAAGTCTGCCCGCCGGGCCGGGCCTTCCCCGGGGGCAGCGCGATAAGTGCCGCAGCCTCGCCGCACACCCCGCAGCGGGGCTCAGCCAGGAGCCGCCGGACACGtggcagcccggggggggggggaggggaccggggagccgcgggggcggggcagggggaaccgccggggggagggggcgggagggcaaGGTCTGGGGAGccgccggcggggcggggcgggaccgGACAGCCgtcagcggggggtgggggtggggccggggccgccgcggggaggggcggggcggggcggggcggggccgcttGCACGCCCCGGCTCCGGGCCCTGCTGACCTGCTTGGACTTGGCCTGGGCAGCACTCGGCCCCTTCTTGCGCAGCACCGTAACCGTGTCCCAGTCGCTCTCCGCCATGGCACCGACCTGCTCCGCCCACAGCGCAGACTCCACCACCTCGCGCCCGCCCCGCCGCTCATAGGGCACGGGTGCCTGCCACTCCGCCGGTGTGCTTACAATGATTGGCTCAGAGTGGGAACCCGGAACGGCTGGGCCTACATCTGCGTGATGATTGGTTGAACTACACGCCACTCTTCAAACAAGTTGCCTTACTGGGTTAGAATGAGGCCATTAGGAGGGTGGGACTTCGGGGCGCCTGGTCTCGCCGGTCGTGGGGATAAACACGTCAGGCGGAGCGCGCTGGGCGCTGCCCGCGAACAGCCCGAGGCCTGGGGCGCGCCGGGACCTGTGCTGTGTAAAGTACTGTCGTAGTGTGCAAGCCTCCCCGGCACACCTGTAGAGCCCCAGAGCGCTAGTGCAAGCCACCCCGGCACGCCTGTAGAGCACCACAGTGCTCGTGCAAGCCTCCCCAGCACTCGTGTAGAGCACCAGAGCACTAGTGCAAGCCACCCCGGCACGCCTATAGAGCACCAGAGCACTAGTGCAAGCCACCCCGGTATGCCTGTAGAGCACCAGAGCACTAGTGCAAGCCACCCCGGCACGTCTGTAGAGCACCACAGTGCTCGTGCAAGCCTCCCCAGCACTCGTGTAGAGCACCAGAGCACTAGTGCAAGCCACCCCGGCACGCCTATAGAGCACCAGAGCACTAGTGCAAGCCACCCCGGTACGCCTGTAGAGCACCAGAGCACTAGTGCAAGCCACCCCGGTACGCCTGTAGAGCACCAGAGCACTAGTGCAAGCCACCCTGGCATGCCGGTAGAGCACCAGAGTACTAGTGCAAGCCTCCCCGGCACCCGTGTAGAGCACCGGAGCACTAGTGCAAGCCACCCTGGCACGCCTGTAGAGCATCAGAGTACTTCTGCAAGCCATCCTAACACCAGTGCGAAGCACTGTTGTATCAGTGTTAAGAACGATTACGTGGCAAACTGGTATATGAGACTATGCTGGCATGGAGCTGTCACGCCATTGGACCTATCCTGGAGAATTTAAAAGATTGGTTTTCTAGCGTAGAGCATCCCAAAGCAGcagatcctcagttggtgtaaactGTCCAAGAGCCATTGACCTCAAAGGTACTCTGACACTTTATGCCAGCTGGGAACCAGCCCTCAATGTATGGAAGTAGCGTGAATGAGTGCCAGGAACTGACAATATCAGTGTTGTGAAAACAGCATATGTCTTCTTGTGCTATTGTTAACGCCAAGTCAGGATCAAACCTGGAATTATTGGGACAATGCATATAAGACCcaactgcatgagctaaaagatGAAGCTCTAGCAGCCAAGGCTGCACTAGAATCATCAACTGCTAGCTAAGGTAGTGCCCACTTCCCAGCTGTCCTGGGTGCTAGCTGTCAATAGAGGGAGCCGGTGTGGCTTTCAGCGTAATCCTATGATGGGATGAAGGCAACGCTGGCATTATGTTCCTCTGATTTCAGACACTTTTACAGATTTCCAGACCAAGACTCTCCTCGGTGATGTGTATTCTTTTGCTTATTGCCTGGTTTAGGTTGCTAATGTGTTCTAGACGTATTCTTGGATGCAGAAGGAGCTGGAGTGCATGTATGTCGTTCCCACTCTAGTGTTGCAGTATGGGGACCAGCAGCCCTTTCCCAGTACCAGAACTTGCTAGGGGCCAGTTCAGTCACTCGTGTGTAGGTTTCAGAGGTAGTCATGTTGGTccctttcagcaaaaacaacaggaatTCTAGAGGcaatttgaagactaacaattttattataaataacaagcagtcctgtagcaccttaaagaccaacaaatgtattacgtcatgagctgtcatgggtaagacccacttcttcagattattggagtagacaattagaagcCAGGGTTTATatacccctctgagacacttttattatggcataagcttttgtgagttgcaactcacttatTCAGATTCATGAAACTGATGAAGTAACTCTTGAAAACTTATCAGGgggtagtcaagttagtctgtatctgcaaaaacaacaagaagtccagtggcaccttataaatgaacagatttttttggagcataagctttcgtgggcaaagacccacttccaaaaaatctgttagtctgtaaggtgccacaggacttcttggtgctTTCTTGAAAATTTATGCCGTAACAAAATGTAGTGTTTAGAGTGCCACTGAAACCCTTGTTCTTAATGTGTAGGTTACAGCTGCCACAAGGACTGCCACAATTAGCACTTTATCTGCAATGTCCTCTCCTCTCGCTCGCAGCAATCTAACATCTGGGAGTAGCTGTGGCATAGCTCCGCCTGCCCTGGTGGGCAGTGGTGCCAGGTCTGTGCCAGAAGGGGACTTTCCTTGCTTCAGGTGAACTGAACTCCCTGGGAAGAGGGCAATCTGGCTATGCTACAGCCTAACAGTGCAGAGAGTAGTGTTCCcagtaagatgagcacttgggcagccacccaggagagattcaggtgccgcccaggtgattagcagaacACATCCAGTCACGCATAGTGGGTAGCGTGTGTTTCTCCTTGTGGTggacatccatacatgccttggttcacataacaaaatgtattatgCCCATGGGCAGAAAAGGTTAGAGAGAACATGACAGGGAGCCCACCGAGACATGGACTTTTCTAGGGTACGGGCATAATAAGGAGATCCCAGAGACCCTCGCATTGCCCCCAAAAGGACTTGCATTTGCTAAGTCCTATCAATTGATCTCCATGAGGTGGTTAAGGAGGCAGAATAGAATGATCTGCTTTGAAATGTACACTCAGCGTTGTAAAAGTCACAGCTTTTTTGGTTTGACCTTTAGCAAAGCCAAGTCCCCCTGTGAAAGTACCTCTGTGTGGCTATTGCTGTCCTGGAACTTTGACATGGCTCTGTTTTCCACTTCCCCTCTCTTCAGTTCTCAAGAAAATGAAGCCAGCCCCCTGCTGACTCTTCCTGAGGCATATCTCACTTCTActttctgtttgttttcagcAACCACCACCCGGTCGAGTTCATTCGCCCAGTTGAAGAGAGCAACGTCACTCCTCCCAAAGGTAAGTGAGCGCTGCTGTTTTGGTTAAGGCTATCAAGTGTGTTAAAGAGGCTTTGGAGGCCAGTTTTCATACTGGGGTGCAGCTCATACTCCTGGGTGGACTACATGTAAGGGGAGGTGTATTGCCTAGTGTTTTTAGGGGGAAATCTGTAGCAGGGGAAAGAGACATTGTGTTATGTGGAGTGAAATTCACCACATACCAGCCAGCACGCACAGCGCTGGCAGCCGCATTACCAATAATCAATGCATAGACTGTAGATGTATAGGCAGATAGAGTGGATAGAAGCTGAactgctctgctagtcagctggatcTTAGAAGAGCAGGGCGAGTATTCTCCAGTGTCCATGCATTCCAttgcccctctgctgaggctgccaatGGAGCCAGTTGATGGTGGTGGGTTGTGTGGTGTCTACCTGTCTACTAAGAGCTAGACCAAGATCAGCACTTCATTTCACAGGAGACAGATTTTGAGCCACTGCCACACTGGGCTGGATTTGACCTGGGATCCTTAGCTGGAAGGTTTAGGCTAAGGTGTTCGGACAGTTTGAATGTATTTGAAaagtctgtttttgaaaggtTACATATTTGTATTATAAGGGTGACAGCctcactccactgaagtcaatggggtcaGAATTTCACCCTGAGGGATTATAGGACCAGCCTGATCCAAAGGCTATGTAAGACTCAATTGACTTTCATGGGCTTTCACTAAGTACCAAGCTGTTCTCAAGCACAGAGTATAAGCTGTATGCTTCTGAAGAGTGAAGGTAATATGTGCAGTGATTATGGCACTGGACTGTGGGATAAGAGATGTAAATtataccggttgaacctctctaatccagaacactctcaacTGGCaccatccgtaatctggcatgattttagttagttggatgaacacttaccatgggtgtggccaagttgctcatgatcccataaagtgtttccagccaccagtcctggctctcagtgttctgggctgttatttaggtgtaatttacccctaaatgtcttctaagagccatctaggcagtgaaaatgttggtaaaatgctagacaatattatcCAGCAACTTCTCTCATTCAGTGCTGGtctccccagggtgccagactccATGCTATCGGGCACCTCGTGGAGAGCTAGGAGTAAATAGCACTAGCAAGCTGTGGGGAAACACATTCATTTCTATACCGTGGTGAGGTGCTGGGATCCCAGTGATGAGAGTGGGATGGATGGAAGTTCCCAGTTTGTTCTTTTGAGTCCAGCTGTTTCTGATAACAAAAGCACGTCATTCCCCAAACTACCATCCGCAAGGGAACTGAGAAGTGAAAGAGACTTCAGCGCTCACTTTCAGTCTTCCTAGCAAGGGGTTTCTCTTTTGAATGCTGCTGGGAACTGGTGTGGCTGCTTCAGCTGCCTCATATCAGGTGAAGGGGTGTTTTGCAAGAGGCATCTGATTACAAAAAGTGTGGGAAGTGGAATTTCTGTGATTCTTCATTAACTTGAATTAAGGTGGGGAGGAAGCTACAGCCGACGGGGGCTTTTGAAAAGCTTCATTAGTGCTACTTCTGCGGCACAACAGATGTGCCTGGCATTTTAAGCTCAGTAAAGTGACAGGAGCCTGTCCTGAGGAGCTTACGGACTGTATATAAGGGGGGAGGGGTCATCTCTGGATGTGTGGGAAGTGTTGAATTCTGCACACAGCTCCCACCTCTCCCGTCTTTAGATTCAGAAAGCTTTAAGGTCAGAATGGAttatagtctgacctcctgtgtaacaccagccattaaatttcacccagtgaAATTTAGCTCATGGCAGGTAGCAGCACAGAGGGCCCTCTATGAGGTGAGATCTGAATGGGAGGCAGCAGCCGGGAGGGGGATTTAGATCATGCTCTGATGAACCTCCCGGTTGTTCTGAGGAAGGAGGGGTACAGCACAATGATCAGTATCCAAGTGAGTTTTAACACAGAGGGGGAGAAGCATGAAGTACAGGGAGCTGTCTTGTGTTGTGGACCTGGCGGAGGCAGGGTACCACGGTCAGAGGgagtttctttatctggtgatgaTGGGTATGATTAGGGTAGGATTGCTTCTTAACAGCCTGCTGTGATATTGCTTTGATGTAATTTAGATGGAACATGAGGATGTGATGTCTTGTCTTTTAGCGCTCATGGCCGCTGCTCTCCTAATACGGATGCAGACAAgggcctgggggaggcaggggctgtgggcatgAGGGAAGGGGTCAGGTGATGACccaggcacacagggagtgatgggCTCAGGGCCAGGGCGACGGGTGCAAGGTGCTGCGTAGCGAGGGACAgcccggggctggggaggagagcagggTGCTGTCGGGCGGTGTCACGGgtacaggctggggtggggataggagctgtgtgggggagagCGGCACAGAGCGGGGGgatgggctggatgggcctgaggaggggcaggggctgtgggcatgGGGAGAGGCGTGACGGAGGCTCTGGGCCAGCGGTGATAAAGGTGCAGAGCCGGGGAAGGGGAGAGCAGGTGATGAAAGctcggggagggcaggagagaggcGGGGGGAGACAGGGGCTCCGGACTGCGGGTGAGAGGAAGGGCGCGGGGTGTGTGGC encodes:
- the EDF1 gene encoding endothelial differentiation-related factor 1; protein product: MAESDWDTVTVLRKKGPSAAQAKSKQAILAAQRRGEDVETSKKWAAGQNKQHSITKNTAKLDRETEELHHDRVPLEVGKVIQQGRQSKGLTQKDLATKINEKPQVIADYECGRAIPNNQVLGKIERAIGLKLRGKDIGKPLETGPKGK